The following are from one region of the Salvia splendens isolate huo1 chromosome 2, SspV2, whole genome shotgun sequence genome:
- the LOC121780939 gene encoding nifU-like protein 1, chloroplastic has product MASMAATVRSTITAGAIISSFKSPKIESIGLQSIKPLNIRRLKQNHRRVNVVKASASGLYSAENLELTVENVDKILDNVRPYLITDGGNVDVVSVDNGVVSLKLQGACESCPSSTTTMKMGIERVLKEKFGDDIKDIRQVYDEQITETTVEAVNNHLEILRPAIKNYGGSVQVLSVTGGDCIVRYVGPDSIGSGVKAAIKERFPDIVNVKLAN; this is encoded by the exons ATGGCATCCATGGCGGCGACGGTGAGGTCAACCATCACAGCCGGAGCTATAATCTCTTCTTTCAAATCTCCGAAGATCGAATCCATCGGATTGCAGTCAATCAAACCGCTCAATATCAGGCGGTTGAAACAAAATCATCGGAGGGTTAATGTTGTGAAAGCATCGGCCTCTGGACTATACTCCGCCGAGAATCTCGAGCTCACTGTGGAAAACGTAGACAAGATTCTCGACAACGTCCGGCCGTACTTGATCACCGACGGCGGGAACGTCGATGTCGTGTCGGTTGATAACGGCGTCGTCTCTCTCAAGCTCCAGG GAGCTTGTGAAAGCTGCCCTAGTTCAACCACAACAATGAAAATGGGAATTGAAAGAGTTCTTAAGGAGAAATTTGGAGATGATATCAAGGATATACGTCAAGTATACGACGAGCAGATCACTGAAACTACAGTTGAG GCAGTGAACAATCATCTAGAGATATTAAGACCAGCCATCAAAAACTATGGTGGGAGCGTGCAAGTGTTGTCTGTCACAGGCGGGGACTGCATTGTGAGGTATGTCGGGCCTGACTCTATTGGTTCAGGGGTCAAAGCAGCCATCAAGGAGAGGTTCCCTGACATTGTCAATGTCAAACTCGCCAACTAG